A stretch of Myxococcus hansupus DNA encodes these proteins:
- a CDS encoding PQQ-dependent sugar dehydrogenase, producing the protein MRILSIPLIVATLLVGCSEDPRPKPPDSGVPQGDSGVDSGVPPEDSGVPDDDAGVPDDDAGVPDDDAGTPEEPLPTGPPVPQGPANVPEFDPAFPGQTRVPAIQSRTEITVTEIASGFRNPWAIAFLPDQRMLVTEKPTGSLYIVTPEGAKSPAVTGLPAVDGRGQGGLLDVEVGPDYAESGLIYWTYAEPRTGGNGLAVARARLVDGAQPRVENVQVIFQMMPTLESTLHSGGRLVFTPDGKLFVTLGERSILAGRVQAQDVRSHFGKVVRINPDGSVPDDNPYLNTPDAKPEIWSIGHRNILSAALDSQNRLWTVEMGPQGGDELNRPEAGKDYGWPTIGYGEEYSGAPIHESPRREGMEQPVYYWDPVISPSGMTIYTGNLFPEWRNNVFIGGLSARALVRLRMHNDRAVGEEHLLKDRNERIREVVQGPDGALYLLTDATNGKLLKVTPR; encoded by the coding sequence ATGCGAATCCTGTCGATCCCCCTCATCGTCGCCACACTCCTCGTTGGTTGCAGCGAAGACCCTCGCCCCAAGCCTCCCGATTCGGGTGTCCCCCAAGGGGACTCGGGAGTGGACTCCGGCGTTCCGCCTGAAGACTCGGGCGTCCCCGATGATGACGCGGGCGTGCCTGATGACGACGCGGGCGTCCCCGATGATGACGCGGGCACGCCGGAAGAGCCGCTGCCCACGGGCCCGCCGGTTCCGCAGGGCCCGGCCAACGTTCCCGAGTTCGACCCGGCCTTCCCGGGCCAGACGCGCGTCCCGGCCATCCAGTCCCGGACGGAGATCACGGTCACCGAGATTGCGTCGGGCTTCAGGAACCCCTGGGCCATCGCCTTCCTGCCCGACCAGCGCATGCTGGTGACGGAGAAGCCCACGGGCTCGCTCTACATCGTCACGCCGGAGGGCGCGAAGTCCCCCGCCGTCACGGGGCTCCCCGCCGTGGATGGACGTGGCCAGGGCGGCCTGCTCGACGTGGAGGTCGGCCCCGACTACGCGGAGAGCGGGCTCATCTACTGGACCTATGCCGAGCCCCGCACGGGCGGGAACGGCCTGGCGGTCGCGCGCGCGCGGCTCGTGGACGGGGCGCAGCCTCGCGTGGAGAACGTGCAGGTCATCTTCCAGATGATGCCGACGCTCGAGTCGACGCTGCACTCGGGCGGCCGGCTGGTGTTCACCCCGGATGGCAAGCTGTTCGTCACGCTCGGTGAGCGCTCCATCCTCGCGGGCCGGGTGCAGGCGCAGGACGTGAGGAGCCACTTCGGCAAGGTCGTCCGCATCAACCCGGATGGCTCCGTGCCTGACGACAACCCGTACCTGAACACGCCCGATGCCAAGCCTGAAATCTGGTCGATCGGTCACCGGAACATCCTCTCCGCGGCGCTCGACAGCCAGAACCGGCTGTGGACCGTGGAGATGGGCCCCCAGGGCGGTGACGAGCTCAACCGTCCCGAGGCCGGCAAGGACTACGGCTGGCCCACCATCGGGTACGGCGAGGAGTACTCCGGAGCCCCCATCCACGAGAGCCCGCGGCGCGAGGGCATGGAGCAGCCCGTGTACTACTGGGACCCGGTGATTTCGCCCTCCGGCATGACCATCTACACCGGGAACCTGTTCCCCGAGTGGCGCAACAACGTCTTCATCGGCGGCCTGTCCGCCCGCGCGCTGGTGCGGCTGCGGATGCACAACGACCGCGCGGTGGGTGAGGAGCACCTCCTCAAGGACCGCAACGAGCGCATCCGTGAAGTGGTCCAGGGCCCCGACGGCGCCCTCTACCTGCTGACCGACGCGACCAACGGCAAGCTGCTCAAGGTCACGCCGCGCTGA
- a CDS encoding LysM peptidoglycan-binding domain-containing protein, translated as MSTSIRSNRSNGSSYKIQRGDTLSALAVRFKTSVKELARINNIANPDLIYAGANLRLPGSSGKAGGYSGKDSFDSGSSGGGARRSGGASGGGNVRSTGGVAPNGATPAMQRLADAGRRAAMSMGGYNSQGLCATGVSRAIQNAFGFKVWGNGNQIDDNLPRDKFKQVNMSLEEALKIPGLVLTWEKTSSRLGSIYGHTAITTGDGRSSASDFIEQNTTNNGRSGFKVFMPII; from the coding sequence ATGTCCACGTCCATCCGTTCGAACCGCTCCAACGGCTCCTCCTACAAGATCCAGCGGGGCGACACGCTCTCCGCGCTCGCCGTCCGCTTCAAGACGTCGGTGAAGGAGCTGGCGCGCATCAACAACATCGCCAACCCGGACCTCATCTACGCGGGCGCGAACCTGCGTCTGCCCGGCAGCAGCGGCAAGGCGGGCGGGTACAGCGGGAAAGACTCCTTCGATTCCGGCTCCAGCGGCGGTGGTGCGCGCCGCTCGGGTGGTGCGTCCGGTGGTGGGAACGTCCGCAGCACCGGTGGCGTGGCGCCGAACGGCGCGACCCCCGCGATGCAGCGGCTGGCCGACGCGGGCCGCCGGGCGGCGATGAGCATGGGCGGCTACAACAGCCAGGGCCTGTGCGCCACGGGCGTGAGCCGGGCCATCCAGAACGCCTTCGGCTTCAAGGTCTGGGGCAACGGCAACCAGATCGACGACAACCTGCCGCGCGACAAGTTCAAGCAGGTCAACATGTCCCTCGAGGAGGCGCTGAAGATTCCGGGTCTGGTCCTGACCTGGGAGAAGACCTCGTCGCGCCTGGGCAGCATCTACGGCCACACCGCCATCACCACCGGCGACGGCCGCTCGTCCGCCAGCGACTTCATCGAGCAGAACACCACGAACAACGGCCGCAGCGGCTTCAAGGTCTTCATGCCCATCATCTAG
- a CDS encoding DUF885 domain-containing protein, translating into MIVLRSTSVLAAWLLLSPGCTASRPPPPSEPRDIPSARAMAPAQVALRAFVDAHLEEHFRRSPLAATSAGVHTYDGELRNFRPEERAEHLAYLKDRLAALPKAVDRAALPPLDKADYDILENHLRSRILELEVVRTWERNPNAYLGFASSAVFQLINRDYAPLEERMGSAVKRMGVVPEVFAAAQANLQNPPRLWTEIALEQVRGTRALYAQTLPQAFAKVKDAALQEAFKKEQARGLEAIDTYARFLKEDLLPRSKGEFAIGEETYRKKLQYDEGVTESIDSLLAWGRAEMKRSQEQFHEVAARLAPGKAPMDVYRELGKDHPAPAELVATTTATLEEIRQFLIDQRIITVPSEVRAQVAETPSFNRALSFASMSTPGPFETKATEAYYYVTPPDSAWNADQTTQHMSFYNRYALPLVSIHEAYPGHYVQFLWTNRVESKVRKLMGSGSFSEGWGLYTEQMMLDEGYGGTGVQADRLRLNQLALYLQRLARYVAGLSLHTRGMTYEQAVRLFEEEAYMTRINAEREARRGTSDPTYLVYALGKKLLMELREDAKAQWGKDFTLQRFHDQVVSYGYPPVPIVRRLMLGEDGVSSASP; encoded by the coding sequence ATGATCGTGCTGCGTTCCACGAGCGTCCTCGCCGCATGGCTGCTGCTCTCCCCCGGCTGCACGGCCTCGCGCCCGCCGCCTCCATCGGAACCTCGGGACATCCCCTCGGCGCGGGCCATGGCACCGGCCCAGGTCGCATTGCGAGCCTTCGTGGACGCGCATCTGGAGGAGCACTTCCGCCGCTCACCCCTCGCAGCAACGTCGGCGGGTGTGCACACCTACGACGGCGAACTGCGCAACTTCCGGCCCGAGGAGCGCGCAGAGCACCTCGCGTACCTGAAGGACCGGCTCGCAGCGCTGCCGAAGGCGGTGGACCGGGCCGCGCTGCCGCCGCTGGACAAGGCGGACTACGACATCCTGGAGAATCACCTCCGCTCACGCATCCTGGAGCTGGAGGTGGTGCGCACGTGGGAGCGCAATCCCAATGCGTACCTGGGCTTCGCCTCGAGCGCCGTGTTCCAGCTCATCAACCGCGACTACGCTCCGCTGGAGGAGCGGATGGGCTCGGCGGTGAAACGCATGGGGGTGGTGCCGGAGGTCTTCGCCGCGGCCCAGGCGAATCTCCAGAATCCGCCGAGGCTCTGGACGGAGATCGCGCTGGAGCAGGTGCGGGGAACGCGCGCGCTGTACGCGCAGACGCTGCCCCAGGCCTTCGCGAAGGTGAAGGACGCGGCGTTGCAGGAAGCCTTCAAGAAGGAGCAGGCCCGCGGCCTGGAGGCCATCGACACCTACGCGCGCTTCTTGAAGGAGGACCTGCTGCCGCGCTCCAAGGGCGAGTTCGCGATTGGCGAGGAGACGTACCGGAAGAAGCTCCAGTACGACGAGGGCGTGACGGAGAGCATCGACTCGCTGCTGGCCTGGGGCCGCGCGGAGATGAAGCGCTCGCAAGAGCAGTTTCACGAGGTGGCGGCGAGGCTGGCGCCGGGCAAGGCGCCCATGGACGTGTACCGCGAGCTGGGCAAGGACCACCCCGCCCCAGCGGAGCTGGTGGCGACGACGACCGCGACGCTGGAGGAGATCCGCCAGTTCCTCATCGACCAGCGCATCATCACCGTGCCCAGCGAGGTCCGGGCGCAGGTGGCGGAGACACCGTCCTTCAACCGGGCACTGTCCTTCGCGAGCATGAGCACGCCAGGCCCGTTCGAAACGAAGGCCACGGAGGCGTACTACTACGTGACGCCGCCGGACTCCGCCTGGAACGCGGATCAGACCACGCAGCACATGAGCTTCTACAACCGCTACGCCCTGCCCCTGGTCTCCATTCACGAGGCCTACCCGGGCCACTATGTGCAGTTTCTGTGGACGAACCGGGTGGAGTCGAAGGTGCGCAAGCTGATGGGCTCGGGCTCCTTCAGCGAGGGCTGGGGCCTGTACACCGAGCAGATGATGCTGGACGAGGGCTATGGCGGAACGGGTGTCCAGGCGGACCGGCTGCGGCTGAACCAATTGGCGCTCTACCTTCAACGGCTCGCGCGCTACGTGGCGGGCCTGTCCCTGCACACGCGGGGGATGACGTATGAGCAGGCGGTGCGCCTCTTCGAGGAGGAGGCGTACATGACGCGCATCAACGCCGAGCGCGAGGCCCGCCGGGGCACGTCGGACCCGACGTACCTCGTCTATGCGCTCGGCAAGAAGCTGTTGATGGAGCTGCGCGAGGACGCGAAGGCGCAGTGGGGCAAGGACTTCACCCTGCAGCGCTTCCACGACCAGGTGGTCTCCTATGGCTACCCGCCCGTGCCCATCGTCCGCAGGCTGATGCTGGGCGAGGACGGTGTGTCGTCGGCATCGCCCTGA
- a CDS encoding tRNA-uridine aminocarboxypropyltransferase yields MSSRLASRPRCLRCNLSLHLCLCDAIPQVRTRTRILLLQHVMEIAKKSNTGRVAALALTNSKLIIHGSPSGDFDLELLSEPGTWLLYPDGPKAPPDAPPPRQLVVLDASWSQARRMTQRVPELRTLPRLALPAPEPGLLRLRETSHPSGMSTLDAVARAVAALEGPDVAEPLEQLAALRVQRIAACGTLF; encoded by the coding sequence ATGTCTTCCCGTCTCGCCAGCCGCCCGCGGTGCTTGCGCTGCAACCTGTCGCTTCACCTGTGCCTCTGTGACGCGATTCCCCAGGTGCGGACGCGGACGCGCATCCTCCTCCTTCAGCACGTGATGGAGATCGCGAAGAAGAGCAACACGGGCAGGGTGGCCGCGCTGGCGTTGACGAACTCGAAGCTCATCATCCACGGCTCGCCCAGCGGGGACTTCGACCTGGAGTTGCTCTCGGAGCCGGGGACCTGGCTGCTCTATCCCGATGGCCCCAAGGCGCCGCCGGATGCCCCTCCGCCGCGCCAACTGGTGGTCCTGGACGCGAGCTGGTCTCAGGCCCGGAGGATGACGCAACGGGTCCCAGAACTGCGGACCCTCCCTCGCCTGGCCCTGCCAGCGCCCGAGCCGGGACTGCTCCGGCTTCGTGAGACGTCGCATCCTTCAGGGATGTCCACCCTGGACGCCGTCGCTCGCGCCGTGGCCGCGCTCGAAGGGCCCGACGTGGCGGAGCCGTTGGAGCAGCTCGCCGCGCTTCGGGTTCAGCGGATCGCCGCCTGCGGAACGTTGTTCTGA
- a CDS encoding ArnT family glycosyltransferase, whose amino-acid sequence MARASVEISRVAGWRWVLWSSLGLVLLRLVYARQVELAPQEAYYWQYARHLDWSYLDHPPMCAWLMALSSFLLGDSEMALRLPAILSSAALSCILYSLGTRLYSPAVGLLTAIAANTTVLFGLGAVVMTPDVPLVLAWASVLRVLCELVLPDGRGPGRFGWRWSLVGLLCGLGLLSKYTAALLPMQVLLTALVTRRGREALCTAHPYVGFALTVLVFSPVFFWNHAHGWASFAFQTMGRAQTMDGFHGYLVGRYVGLQSVAVGPLLYLALLLTAGLLARQAWRGDARTRLLALASVPGVLLFTLVSPFHWVKMNWVAPAYLGLLVAAAGGAWKLRHQHLLRAYAGLSTGMGAVLMVAMYLMPLCSWIPFRERDNLVSGWRELATAVQRHLDSSGKPAPLVVGWGYKTASELAYYLEGRPETQSDSALGGDGLAYSYWLEQVPPARDAIIVADMRQPLRDAGSRLDMHCASVRELPPVTVHRGARVVTTFRLWSCQGWRAKSELARRQAHSTRADER is encoded by the coding sequence ATGGCGCGTGCGTCCGTGGAGATTTCCCGGGTGGCGGGATGGCGCTGGGTCCTGTGGTCGTCATTGGGGCTGGTGCTCCTCCGCCTTGTCTACGCTCGGCAGGTGGAGTTGGCCCCCCAGGAGGCATATTACTGGCAATACGCTCGTCACCTTGACTGGTCGTATCTGGACCATCCTCCGATGTGCGCCTGGTTGATGGCGTTGTCCTCCTTCTTGCTGGGGGACTCGGAGATGGCGCTCCGATTGCCCGCCATCCTGTCTTCGGCCGCGCTCAGTTGCATCCTGTACTCCCTGGGCACTCGGCTGTACTCACCGGCAGTGGGGCTGTTGACGGCCATCGCCGCGAACACCACGGTCCTTTTCGGGCTGGGCGCGGTGGTGATGACGCCGGATGTTCCCCTGGTGCTTGCATGGGCTTCGGTGTTGCGGGTGCTCTGTGAGTTGGTGTTGCCGGATGGGCGAGGGCCAGGCCGGTTCGGCTGGCGCTGGTCTCTGGTGGGGCTGCTGTGTGGGCTGGGCCTGCTGTCGAAGTACACCGCGGCGCTGCTGCCGATGCAGGTGTTGCTGACGGCGCTGGTGACTCGTCGAGGTCGCGAGGCCTTGTGCACGGCGCATCCGTATGTCGGCTTTGCCCTCACGGTCCTGGTCTTCTCGCCGGTGTTTTTCTGGAACCACGCGCACGGTTGGGCCTCGTTCGCTTTCCAGACGATGGGACGTGCCCAGACGATGGATGGCTTCCACGGCTACCTCGTGGGCCGATATGTGGGGCTTCAGTCCGTGGCCGTGGGGCCGTTGCTCTATCTTGCGCTGTTGCTGACGGCGGGCCTTCTCGCACGCCAGGCGTGGAGGGGGGACGCGCGAACGCGTCTTCTGGCGCTCGCGAGCGTGCCGGGCGTGCTCCTCTTCACCCTGGTGAGCCCGTTCCACTGGGTGAAGATGAACTGGGTGGCGCCCGCCTATCTCGGGTTGCTGGTCGCCGCCGCTGGTGGCGCGTGGAAGCTGCGCCACCAGCACCTCCTGCGTGCGTATGCGGGACTCAGCACGGGGATGGGAGCGGTCTTGATGGTGGCCATGTACCTGATGCCCCTCTGTTCATGGATTCCGTTCCGCGAGCGCGACAATCTGGTGAGCGGCTGGAGGGAGTTGGCCACGGCCGTGCAACGCCATCTCGACTCCTCGGGAAAGCCGGCACCCTTGGTGGTGGGGTGGGGCTACAAGACCGCCAGTGAGCTGGCCTACTACCTGGAGGGGCGACCGGAGACGCAGTCTGACTCCGCGTTGGGCGGCGACGGGCTCGCCTATTCCTACTGGCTGGAGCAGGTGCCTCCGGCGAGGGACGCCATCATCGTCGCGGACATGCGTCAGCCGCTGCGGGATGCCGGCTCGCGCCTCGACATGCATTGCGCTTCAGTCCGGGAGCTGCCGCCGGTGACGGTGCATCGAGGCGCTCGGGTGGTGACGACCTTCAGGTTGTGGTCTTGCCAGGGATGGCGGGCAAAGAGCGAACTGGCTCGCCGGCAGGCCCACTCGACAAGGGCAGACGAAAGGTGA
- a CDS encoding sensor histidine kinase: MRRPLTLRAHLTLFFASAVLGTLLLYGGAVTAILVWGEWRERLERHSAPAEATKQADEEGLFDEALQALGAMALTAPLAALGAAVLGSALARRAMAPLRDASERARAARASKLDLSLPVRGNGDEWDQLASTLNELLADARASFERIRAFTSDAAHEFRTPLTVILGETEVSLRRERTPEEYRRSLEIVFEETQRLARLVDELLQLARSDAGARVMNTEPLDLYALAREALEQTRRHVAAQARSLTLELVGATTPIHGNPILLTRLLENLLDNARRHARSHIRVEIITTGSEVLTTVSDDGVGVDAAFLPRLFERFARADVSRSTEGTGLGLALSRTIAEAHGGALAYQRRGEESHFTFRLPLSSGPAGEPVRSLPAIPGKTTT, encoded by the coding sequence ATGAGGCGGCCGCTCACCCTGCGCGCCCATCTGACGCTCTTCTTCGCCAGCGCGGTGCTGGGAACGCTCCTGCTCTACGGCGGCGCGGTGACGGCGATACTCGTCTGGGGCGAGTGGCGTGAGCGCCTCGAGCGGCACTCCGCTCCAGCCGAAGCCACGAAGCAGGCGGACGAAGAGGGCCTCTTCGATGAGGCACTCCAGGCGCTGGGCGCCATGGCCCTCACGGCGCCCCTCGCCGCGCTGGGAGCGGCGGTGCTGGGCAGCGCACTGGCCCGTCGCGCGATGGCGCCCCTCCGAGATGCCAGCGAGCGCGCCCGCGCGGCCCGTGCCTCCAAGCTGGATTTGAGCCTCCCGGTTCGAGGGAATGGAGACGAGTGGGACCAATTGGCCTCGACCCTGAACGAGCTCCTCGCGGATGCTCGCGCCTCCTTCGAGCGCATTCGCGCCTTCACCTCGGATGCCGCGCACGAATTCCGCACGCCCCTCACGGTGATTCTGGGTGAGACCGAGGTCAGCTTGAGGCGGGAACGAACACCCGAGGAGTACCGTCGTTCGCTCGAGATCGTGTTCGAGGAGACGCAGCGCCTCGCGCGGCTCGTGGATGAGCTGCTTCAACTGGCACGCTCGGATGCCGGAGCACGCGTCATGAACACGGAGCCGCTCGACCTGTATGCACTGGCACGCGAGGCCCTGGAGCAGACGCGCCGGCACGTGGCGGCGCAGGCGCGCAGCCTGACGTTGGAGCTCGTGGGCGCCACCACACCCATCCACGGGAACCCCATCCTCCTGACCAGACTGCTCGAAAACCTGCTCGACAACGCGCGCCGCCATGCACGGTCCCATATCCGCGTGGAAATCATCACCACCGGCAGCGAAGTGCTCACGACAGTGAGCGACGACGGCGTGGGAGTGGACGCGGCCTTTCTGCCGCGCCTCTTCGAGCGATTCGCCCGCGCGGATGTGTCACGAAGCACGGAGGGGACGGGGCTGGGACTCGCGCTTTCTCGCACCATCGCCGAGGCCCACGGAGGAGCACTCGCCTACCAGCGCCGCGGAGAGGAGAGCCACTTCACCTTTCGTCTGCCCTTGTCGAGTGGGCCTGCCGGCGAGCCAGTTCGCTCTTTGCCCGCCATCCCTGGCAAGACCACAACCTGA
- a CDS encoding response regulator transcription factor, protein MSILIVEDESRVRAFIARGLQEEGFRVRESADGLQAQELLHTERFDLIVLDWMLPGLPGLELLRAMRAQGDNTPVLMLTAKDAVTDRILVLNAGADDYLVKPFSFEEMLARIRAILRRVVQRAGPLLSHADLTLDPSTRRVTRAGETIILTVREFALLQFLLEHAGEVVSRTRIVQAVWEHDFETFSNVVEVYIRYLRTKVDAPFKLKLIHTVRGVGYVLRSQK, encoded by the coding sequence GTGTCCATCCTCATTGTCGAAGACGAGTCGAGGGTCCGGGCATTCATCGCGCGCGGACTGCAGGAAGAAGGCTTTCGCGTTCGGGAGAGCGCTGACGGGCTCCAGGCACAAGAACTCCTTCACACCGAACGCTTCGACCTCATCGTCCTGGACTGGATGCTTCCCGGACTCCCGGGGTTGGAGCTGCTGCGGGCCATGCGGGCCCAAGGCGACAACACCCCCGTCCTCATGCTCACCGCGAAGGACGCCGTCACCGACCGCATTCTCGTGCTGAATGCCGGCGCCGACGACTACCTGGTCAAGCCATTCTCCTTCGAGGAGATGCTCGCGCGCATCCGAGCCATCCTCCGTCGCGTCGTTCAGCGTGCGGGCCCGCTGTTGAGCCACGCGGACCTGACCCTGGACCCTTCCACGCGAAGGGTGACCCGCGCGGGAGAGACCATCATCCTGACGGTACGGGAGTTCGCCCTGCTGCAGTTCTTGCTCGAGCATGCGGGCGAGGTGGTGTCGCGAACACGCATCGTCCAGGCGGTGTGGGAACACGACTTCGAGACCTTCTCCAACGTCGTCGAGGTCTACATCCGTTATCTCCGGACCAAGGTGGACGCCCCCTTCAAGCTCAAGCTCATTCACACCGTGAGGGGCGTCGGGTACGTCCTTCGGAGTCAGAAATGA
- a CDS encoding carbonic anhydrase — MKTRNDLMGLGILALAIVFPASVSAQTGVRAKSASPGPSWGYIDSVGPSHWGELPGADACSMGQHETPIPLVSALAEPQNGPAPSFYYRTSRVKMRHTGHTVEFAYDTGSEVRVGTKHYMLKSFHFHTPSEHVVDGMRHPMELHIVHESPDGEHLVVGVFMKVGMTNAALFQAFQNLPWTVNDEHAPRGALINVSNLLPRKTSYFQYRGSLTTPPCTEGVEWYVMRHPVELADAQIAAFQRLPYINPNNRPLQPINGRVIYLRDP; from the coding sequence ATGAAAACCAGAAATGACCTTATGGGTTTAGGTATACTTGCGCTTGCAATCGTCTTCCCCGCATCCGTGTCCGCACAGACAGGCGTGCGCGCCAAAAGTGCCAGTCCGGGGCCGAGCTGGGGATACATCGACAGCGTCGGCCCCTCACACTGGGGAGAATTGCCTGGGGCGGACGCCTGCTCCATGGGACAGCATGAAACGCCCATTCCCTTGGTGAGTGCATTGGCCGAACCGCAAAACGGCCCCGCTCCATCATTCTACTATCGCACCAGCCGCGTAAAAATGAGGCACACTGGGCACACTGTCGAATTCGCCTATGACACCGGAAGCGAAGTTCGCGTTGGCACCAAGCATTACATGCTGAAGTCGTTCCATTTCCACACGCCAAGCGAGCATGTCGTGGATGGTATGCGCCATCCCATGGAACTGCATATCGTCCACGAGAGTCCTGACGGCGAGCACCTGGTCGTGGGTGTGTTCATGAAGGTGGGCATGACCAACGCCGCGCTGTTTCAAGCGTTCCAGAATCTACCCTGGACCGTGAATGATGAACACGCACCGCGTGGCGCGCTCATCAATGTCAGCAACTTATTGCCTCGAAAAACGAGCTACTTTCAGTATCGAGGCTCACTGACAACGCCGCCCTGCACGGAGGGAGTCGAGTGGTACGTGATGCGTCATCCAGTCGAACTGGCTGACGCACAGATTGCCGCCTTTCAGCGCCTACCCTACATCAACCCCAACAACCGGCCTCTTCAGCCAATCAATGGGCGCGTCATCTATCTTCGTGACCCATAG